The Pyxidicoccus sp. MSG2 DNA segment CGCGGTGCAGGTGAGGGTGTCCTCGCCCGCCACCCGCAGCGTGGTCCGCGCCGTCTCGCCCGGGGGCAGCGGCCCCGTCAGGGCGGACGTCCAGTGCACCGCGCCGCCCGTCAGCCGCAAGCCGCCGACGGTGCGGGCCTCGCACTCCAGATCCAGCGGCTCACCCAGGTTGAAGGCGCTGCCGGCCGCGGGGCGGAGCACGCTCGCGGCGGGCGCGCCCGTGCCCAGGACATTCAGCCTCAGCGACGCGCTGGAGACCTGGCCACCCGAGTCCACCACCGTGGCCGTCAGCGTCACGTCGCCCTCCTCGCGGAAGGTGGCGGTGGCGCGCACGCCTCGGGTGAGCTGCCCTTCCCGCGAGGACACCCAGAGCACGCTGTCGCCCAGCGCGTCGCCGTCCTCCGCGTCCTCGACGTGCGCCTCGAACTCCACGGGCTGGCCCACGCGCAGCCCCGTCGCGGCTTCCGGACGGAGGATGCGCAGCACGGGCGCGGCGTTGGGGGCGGGCTGCGACGGGCCCGGGGGCGTGTCACAGGCCCAGAGGCTGGCGGAGACGAGGGCTACCAGGGCCAGCCGGGCACGAAGGTGGGGCCGGGGATTCACGGGTCAGCGCTTCGCCCGGCAGACGCGGCCGACGGCGGAGTCCAGACAGCGCAGTGAGCCCGGGCACTCACGGTCCGAGCTGCACGCGACGGTGCACGCACCCTCCACGCAGAGCCCGTCGGACAGCCCCTGGTCCCTGCATCGGGCATCGCCGTCGCAGGGCATGTCGAGCCCCAGCAGGGCGTGGCACCCCGCGAAGCGCGCCGCGTCCGGCAGGCACCGGCCGGACTGACAGGTGAAGCCCGGCTCACAACCCTTCTCCGGGGCTACCTCATCGCCGCACTCCGCCACGCACGCCGCGCCGCCCTCGGGCAGGTCCTGGCAGCTCGTGCCCTCCTTGCACTTCCAGTCCCCGTCGCACGGGGAGCACTGGGGACCGGCGCCCTCGCAGCGGAAGCCCTTGCAGGACAGGCCCCCGGCGCACTGCGCGTCCTCGTAGCACTCCACGCACTTGTTGTTGGTGGGCGCACACGTCAGGCCGTCCGCGCAGCCCGTCACCGCGCAGCCGCGGTTGACGTACTCCGGGTCGGCCTCCAGGGTGACCTTGAGCTCCTTCTTCTCCCCGGCGCCCACGCACGCCTCGGCCTGCGTCAGAGGGAAGCCGGTGGCGGACACCGTCACGCCGTAGCACCCGTCCGGCAGCGGCCCCACGCGCAGGCGCCCCGAGTCGTCCAGCAGCAGCCGCTGGAAGGGCGTGCCCACGACGGACACCTGCGCGCCCGTCAAGCGCTCGCCCTGCGAGGCCTTCACCCGCATGTCGAAGAAGCCCGCGGCGTTGGGCGCAACACCCTTCACTTCAATGGACTGGCCGCCCTGCACCGTGATGCCGACGCGCAGCGCCTTCTCCGCGGTGGCCACGATGAACAGCTCCGCGGGGCCCGCGGGCACACCCTCGAGCACGAAGCGCCCTTCGGCGTCCACGTTGCTGCGCACGCCGGGCTGGCCCACCAGCGACACCAGCGCCACGGCGGCGTCGAACTCGGTGAGCTGCCCGCGCACGGTGCCCACACGGAACGGGTCGTTCTGGATGTTGCCGCACGCGCCCGTCATCAGGGCGAGCAGCGCGGCCATCGCGATGTGGAAAGTCGTGCGCATCAGAACCGATACCCCGCGCCGGCCCATCCGCCGGTGAAGCCCACGGCCTGTCCCCGCCCGTCCACCACCACGTACGTCAGCATGAGCTGGGCCTGCGACATCAGCTCCAGCCGCTCACCGACACGCCACACCACGCCACCCACCACGCCGGGGCTCACCGTGAAGAAACTCTGGCTTCCCGCGAAGGCCTCCACGTCGAAAGACCGCCCCAGGTACAGAGCGGCCACACGCGGGCCGGCGAACAGCGTCACCCGCTCCCAGCGCCAGAGGTAGGGCAGGGCGGCGCCGGTGGTCAGTGTCGTGTAGCCAAAAGGCACCTCGCTGCCCGGCGCCACCCGCAGCTTCTGCTTCCCGGTGCTGAAGGCCACGTCGAAGAGCAGCGCCCAGTCCTGGAGCGGCTGGTCCTCCAGCCGCAGCGACAGCGCCACCTCCGGCGCCCGCGGCAGCAGCTCCCTGCGGCTGTTCGCATCCGCGAAGGTGAACATGCCGCCCAACAGCGACAGCGAGCGGCGGGGGAAGGCCTCCGACAGCAGACGCTCCAGCGGGAGGCGCTCGCCGGCGGTGATTTCCACCTCGCGCCGCACCAGCACCGAGTCGCCCTTGGTCAGCTCCACCGTCCGCTTGCCCGGCACCACCGCCGCGCCGCCCGGCAGGTCCGTGCGGGGCTCTCCGTCCACCTTGAGGGTGAAGCCGTCCAGCCGGGGGTTGTAGGAGAACAGCTCCGGCCGTCCCATGCGGGAGATGCTGCCCGACAGCACCACGGGGTCCGCGCCCACCTCCAGGATTTCCGCCGAGGGCCGCTGGCGTCCCTCCGTGAAGGCGAAGGTGCGGCGGCGCGCGTAGTCATGCGCCTCCGTGGCGGTGACGGCCCCGTCCACGTTGCGGTCCGCGGAGCCGCCCAGGCCGTCGATGAGGAAGTGGGTGTAGATGTCGTTGCGCAGGCCCTCGTCCTCGCGCGCCGTCTCGCCCCAGTCGCAGGCGGCGAACACCAGCGACGCGCGCGACGACTCCTCCAGCGGCCGCGCGTAGAAGCCGGACTTGATGCCGGCCAGCTCCGCCTCCAGCTCCTTGGGCAAGAGCGACTTGCCGCTGCCGCTGTGACAGGTGGCCAGCACCAGCAGCCGCCGCCGGCTGGTCAGCCCGTCGAACTCCGCCTTCAGCGCGTCCATGGACAGCGCCGTCTGGGGGATGGCGCGGTAGGACGCGTCGCGCGTCACCAGGTAGCGCCGCAGCTCGCCCTGGTTGTCGCGCGCCAGCGTGCCGTGCGCGGAGAAGTAGACCACCACCACGTCGTCGGGCCGGTGCGCCTCCTTCCGCAGCTGCCGCAGCGCCGCGAGGATGGAGGCGCGCGTCGTCTCCTCCGGGCGCGAGAGCACGCGCACCTGGTCGAACCGGCCCCGCGCGGGGTCTCTCAGCGCGTCCGCCAGGTCCGAGGCGTCCTTCGTCGTGTAGCGCAGGCCCCGCCAGTGCGGGTCGTCGACCTCGGAGATGCCCACCAGCAGCGCCATGCGCCGCGGGGTGTAGGCACTGGACAGCGCCTCCTCATCGAGCCGCAGCGGCACGACGCCGCCCTTCTCCACGGACGTGGAGCTCGCGCACGCGACGAGGCCCGCCAGCAGAATGGGGAGGAGGTGCTTCACGGTCATGGGTCAGCGGGGATTCTGACCGCTTCCCACACTGACGTCGAACCGGGTGACGGCCAGTCGGTTCTGTTCCCAGGCCGTACTTCCGCCCACCAACACTTCCCGTACCGCCTCCGGCG contains these protein-coding regions:
- a CDS encoding carboxypeptidase-like regulatory domain-containing protein — its product is MRTTFHIAMAALLALMTGACGNIQNDPFRVGTVRGQLTEFDAAVALVSLVGQPGVRSNVDAEGRFVLEGVPAGPAELFIVATAEKALRVGITVQGGQSIEVKGVAPNAAGFFDMRVKASQGERLTGAQVSVVGTPFQRLLLDDSGRLRVGPLPDGCYGVTVSATGFPLTQAEACVGAGEKKELKVTLEADPEYVNRGCAVTGCADGLTCAPTNNKCVECYEDAQCAGGLSCKGFRCEGAGPQCSPCDGDWKCKEGTSCQDLPEGGAACVAECGDEVAPEKGCEPGFTCQSGRCLPDAARFAGCHALLGLDMPCDGDARCRDQGLSDGLCVEGACTVACSSDRECPGSLRCLDSAVGRVCRAKR
- a CDS encoding caspase family protein, giving the protein MKHLLPILLAGLVACASSTSVEKGGVVPLRLDEEALSSAYTPRRMALLVGISEVDDPHWRGLRYTTKDASDLADALRDPARGRFDQVRVLSRPEETTRASILAALRQLRKEAHRPDDVVVVYFSAHGTLARDNQGELRRYLVTRDASYRAIPQTALSMDALKAEFDGLTSRRRLLVLATCHSGSGKSLLPKELEAELAGIKSGFYARPLEESSRASLVFAACDWGETAREDEGLRNDIYTHFLIDGLGGSADRNVDGAVTATEAHDYARRRTFAFTEGRQRPSAEILEVGADPVVLSGSISRMGRPELFSYNPRLDGFTLKVDGEPRTDLPGGAAVVPGKRTVELTKGDSVLVRREVEITAGERLPLERLLSEAFPRRSLSLLGGMFTFADANSRRELLPRAPEVALSLRLEDQPLQDWALLFDVAFSTGKQKLRVAPGSEVPFGYTTLTTGAALPYLWRWERVTLFAGPRVAALYLGRSFDVEAFAGSQSFFTVSPGVVGGVVWRVGERLELMSQAQLMLTYVVVDGRGQAVGFTGGWAGAGYRF